From the Lathyrus oleraceus cultivar Zhongwan6 chromosome 4, CAAS_Psat_ZW6_1.0, whole genome shotgun sequence genome, one window contains:
- the LOC127076026 gene encoding 60S ribosomal protein L5 has translation MVFAKSQKSKAYFKRYQVKFKRRREGKTDYRARIRLINQDKNKYNTPKYRFVVRFTNKDIVAQIVSASIAGDIVLAAAYSHELPHFGLEVGLTNYAAAYATGLLLARRVLKTLEMDEEYEGNVEATGEDYSVEPADSRRPFRALLDVGLVKTTTGNRVFGALKGALDGGLDIPHSDKRFAGFDKEKKELDAEVHRKYIFGGHVSAYMKTLIEDEPEKYQTHFSEYIKKGIEADGLEELYKKVHAAIRADPTIKKSEKKPPTQHKRYNLKKLTYEERRAKLIARLENLNSAVDEDDEDEE, from the exons ATG GTTTTTGCCAAGTCTCAGAAGTCGAAGGCTTACTTCAAGAGATACCAAGTCAAGTTTAAGAGAAGGAGAG AGGGTAAGACCGATTACCGTGCTCGTATTCGGTTGATCAATCAGGATAAGAATAAGTACAACACTCCAAAGTACCGATTTGTTGTTCGATTT ACCAACAAAGATATTGTTGCACAAATAGTGTCTGCCAGCATTGCTGGTGATATTGTTCTTGCTGCCGCATATTCGCATGAGCTCCCACACTTTGGTCTTGAAGTAGGTCTTACCAATTATGCTGCAG CTTATGCCACTGGACTCCTCTTGGCACGTCGGGTTCTCAAGACACTTGAGATGGATGAAGAGTATGAGGGAAATGTTGAG GCTACTGGAGAGGACTATTCTGTGGAGCCAGCTGATTCTAGGAGGCCATTCCGTGCTCTCCTTGATGTTGGTCTTGTTAAGACCACAACTGGAAACCGTGTCTTTGGTGCTCTGAAG GGTGCACTGGATGGTGGTTTGGATATTCCTCACAGTGACAAAAGATTTGCTGGTTTTGATAAGGAAAAGAAGGAGCTTGATGCTGAGGTTCACCGCAAATATATCTTTGGTGGACATGTTTCTGCCTATATGAAG ACTTTGATTGAAGATGAACCAGAGAAATATCAGACTCATTTCAGTGAGTATATTAAGAAAGGAATCGAAGCTGATGGACTTGAGGAGCTTTACAAGAAGGTTCATGCTGCCATCCGTGCAGACCCGACCATTAAGAAATCTGAGAAGAAGCCTCCAACACAGCACAAGAG ATATAATCTGAAGAAGCTTACCTATGAGGAGAGGAGAGCTAAGTTGATTGCTCGCTTGGAAAATCTTAACTCTGCCGTTGATGAAGACGACGAGGATGAAGAGTGA
- the LOC127076027 gene encoding glyoxylate/succinic semialdehyde reductase 1 — MEIGFLGLGIMGKAMSINLLRHGFKVTVWNRTLSKCDELVEHGASVGETPAAVVKKCKYTIAMLSDPSAALSVVFDKDGVLEEIKGKGYIDMSTVDAETSIKISEAIKANGGDFLEAPVSGSKKPAEDGQLVILAAGHKELYEEALPAFDVLGKKSFFLGEVGDGAKMKLVVNMVMGSMMNAFSEGLTLAEKSGLSPGTLLDVLDLGAISNGMFKLKGPSMLKNSYAPAFPLKHQQKDMRLALALGDENAVPMPVAAAANEAFKKARSMGLGDLDFSAVHETLK; from the exons ATGGAGATTGGGTTTTTGGGTTTGGGGATAATGGGCAAAGCCATGTCAATCAACCTTCTACGCCATGGCTTCAAAGTCACTGTTTGGAATAGAACCCTTTCCAAG TGTGATGAACTTGTTGAACATGGTGCTTCAGTTGGAGAAACACCTGCAGCTGTAGTCAAGAAATGCAAGTATACAATAGCAATGTTATCTGATCCTTCCGCTGCTTTGTCG GTTGTGTTTGATAAGGATGGTGTTCTTGAGGAAATTAAAGGAAAAGGCTATATTGACATGTCGACCGTTGATGCCGAGACTTCTATCAAGATATCTGAG GCAATCAAAGCAAATGGCGGCGATTTCCTTGAAGCTCCTGTTTCGGGTAGCAAGAAGCCTGCAGAAGATGGCCAACTAGTAATACTTGCTGCTGGCCATAAG GAATTATATGAGGAAGCACTTCCAGCATTTGATGTACTCGGGAAGAAATCTTTCTTTCTCGGTGAGGTTGGAGATGGTGCAAAAATGAAACTTGTTGTCAACATGGTAATGGGAAG TATGATGAATGCTTTCTCTGAGGGACTAACACTTGCTGAAAAAAGTGGCTTGAGCCCTGGCACACTTCTTGATGTGCTG GATCTTGGTGCTATAAGTAACGGCATGTTTAAACTGAAAGGACCGTCGATGCTGAAGAACAGTTACGCCCCTGCTTTTCCACTGAAACATCAGCAGAAGGACATGAGATTGGCTCTTGCCCTTGGAGATGAAAATGCTGTACCAATGCCTGTCGCAGCTGCAGCAAATGAG GCATTCAAGAAAGCCAGAAGCATGGGATTAGGAGACCTTGATTTTTCAGCTGTCCACGAGACTTTGAAATGA